The genomic stretch GGGCATTCGGTAAATGGCCCCCATTGTGGACCGGATTACCTTCGGATTATAGATATCAACCGAAGCCTGGCTTAAGATAATTCCTGTAACTCCTGCTCCTTCTGCTGTCCTTATTATAGTACCAAGATTTCCCGGGTCACGTATATCCTCCAAAAGCACCAAATTTATGTCATCTTTACGGATAAGCTCTTCTATGGAATATTCCTGTTTTCTTACAATCGCTAATATCCCCTGGGGCGACAAAGTATCACTGGCAGCTTTCATTACCTGCTCTGTCACTATCTCATATGAAGTGCCGATAAAATAATCCGGCTGCAGTCTGATCTTTTCCTCATACAGCTTTTCGGATATATAGGCTTTCATAAGATGTCCTCCTGCTTTTGCTTCCTCAAACATCTTTATACCTTCCACAACAAAAGCTTTCTGCTCCTGGCGTTCCTTGGGCTTGGTCTGTAGCTGTATAAGATTTTTTATCTGTGGATTTGATGTACTACTTATCATGATTTCTCCTGTCCGCTCTGCATCTTTCATTACTTCATGCATTTTAAAATTATTTAAACGTTAACACTTTACTTCTATCGCTCAATCACCAGTTGTTTCCACTTATTGGCTGTAAATTGGTCCGTATTCATTCAACAGGCTTCTCCCTGCCTTATGCATACAATCCATGTAATATTAATTTTTTTATTAAAGCTCTTTTTATTCTAACTTAACAGCAGCTATACTGCAAGAGAACATACTAGTATTTTTCCTGATGAAGTAAAAAAAGCTCTCTCACTCTCAAAAAAATTATTTTCAAGAACGAGAGCCCTCGTTATGCTTCGCGGTACCACCTCAAATTTACCCATACCTCATAATAAGGGTCTTGTCTGCTGCGGATATTAATTCCTTATCCCTGGTATCTTATCCGCTCCACCAGTGAGGCTTTTTTGAGATTTCTGCTTAACAGATAGGATAATGTGATCTGCAGAACTGCTATGGCAGCAACCATTAATCCCATTTCCATCACGGGAAAATGATATTCATATAATCCAAACCAGGAATTTTCTTTACCATAGCGAAATAACAGATAACCAGCCGGCGTACCAACCGCTAATGCTATAAATACTGTTCCTGCCGTAAATAGCAGCCCTTCCATTTGGAGCATCTTGTTAAGCTGACGGTTTGTCATGCCCACTGCCTGTAAGACACCAAGTTCCTGCCGCCTTGTAATAATACGGGTAATGATAGTATTCGCCATATTTAAAAAGCCTATAAGGCCCATGACTCCCAGAAATGTATAAGCCATAAATTTTATCATTTCGGTAGCAATCTTTGATGC from Anaerocolumna sp. AGMB13020 encodes the following:
- a CDS encoding TrmH family RNA methyltransferase, which codes for MISSTSNPQIKNLIQLQTKPKERQEQKAFVVEGIKMFEEAKAGGHLMKAYISEKLYEEKIRLQPDYFIGTSYEIVTEQVMKAASDTLSPQGILAIVRKQEYSIEELIRKDDINLVLLEDIRDPGNLGTIIRTAEGAGVTGIILSQASVDIYNPKVIRSTMGAIYRMPIVYAEDFPETIRVIKAAGISVYAAHLQAALEYDRITYPAKTAILIGNEARGLSEEAAGLSTSNIIIPMEGKVESLNAGVAASILLYEIYRQKRQERLKID